One Pseudodesulfovibrio senegalensis DNA segment encodes these proteins:
- a CDS encoding ABC transporter ATP-binding protein has product MSSQAVYSLAGVSKQYEGPIETVSVLSNVNLHVDSGESIAIHGASGSGKTTLLHIMGTLDTLSAGSAKFCGRDMAALNQRERARMRNDEIGFVFQFHHLLPEFSAVENVAMPGLIAGTNSDEIYDRAREALIRVGLEHRLSHKVTTLSGGERQRAAIARAVLMRPAVILADEPTGSLDEKTGQMVGELLASLNEEMGTTLVVVTHNNELACMMQRRLELRSGELYAEH; this is encoded by the coding sequence ATGAGTAGTCAGGCCGTATACAGCCTTGCCGGGGTGAGTAAGCAATATGAAGGCCCCATAGAAACTGTTTCCGTACTGAGCAATGTCAATCTTCATGTCGATTCGGGTGAATCCATTGCGATCCACGGCGCATCGGGGTCAGGGAAAACAACGTTGCTGCATATTATGGGAACTCTTGATACCCTTTCGGCGGGAAGTGCGAAATTTTGCGGCAGGGATATGGCCGCGTTGAATCAGAGGGAACGTGCCCGAATGCGTAACGACGAAATTGGTTTCGTATTCCAGTTCCATCATCTGTTGCCGGAGTTTTCCGCAGTGGAAAATGTGGCAATGCCCGGACTTATCGCCGGGACAAATTCGGATGAGATATATGACCGCGCCCGGGAAGCATTGATTCGGGTTGGCCTTGAGCATCGGTTGTCGCACAAGGTCACCACGCTTTCCGGAGGTGAGCGGCAACGGGCAGCCATAGCCAGGGCGGTTTTGATGCGTCCTGCTGTTATTCTGGCTGACGAGCCTACGGGCAGCCTGGACGAGAAGACCGGGCAGATGGTCGGCGAGTTGCTGGCCTCGTTGAATGAGGAGATGGGGACGACCCTCGTGGTCGTTACACATAATAATGAATTGGCCTGCATGATGCAGCGACGTTTGGAACTGCGTTCAGGAGAGCTGTATGCTGAGCATTAG
- the lysS gene encoding lysine--tRNA ligase gives MPMLEALQAKDELNPVIKTRVEKACTLLDENVPLYPNGFQRDTAISDIIEEFKDVAGEALEGTEKQFSIAGRVVAFRSFGKATFFQIQDRSGRIQVFCSRDDLGVEDYKLFKKTDIGDIVGVVGSLFRTKTDELTVKTESFQLITKSLRPLPEKYHGLKDVEIRYRQRYVDLIVTPRTKEIFMARTAIVRELRHFLDEKGFMEVETPMMQPIPGGATAKPFETHHNALDMKLYMRIAPELYLKRLLVGGFERVYEINRNFRNEGTSTQHNPEFTMLEFYWAYANFENLMDLTEEMFSRVAKVVTGDTKVTYQGETIDLSIGAWTRMTFHDSLEKIGGVSPDVYSDYEKCKECVKAAGEKVVEGEKLGKLQAKLFDIRVEPKLIQPHFIYHYPTDISPLSRRNEDNPDITDRFELFMTGREMANAFSELNDPVDQRGRFEDQVKEKEAGDEEAHFMDEDYVRALEYGMPPAAGQGVGIDRLVMLMTDSASIREVILFPLLRPEAT, from the coding sequence ATGCCCATGCTGGAGGCCCTGCAGGCCAAGGATGAGCTGAACCCTGTCATCAAAACACGGGTGGAAAAGGCATGCACGCTGCTTGATGAAAACGTTCCCCTGTATCCCAATGGTTTCCAGCGGGACACGGCTATCTCTGATATAATCGAAGAGTTCAAGGACGTTGCAGGCGAAGCCCTTGAAGGAACCGAAAAACAGTTTTCCATTGCCGGGCGCGTTGTGGCTTTTCGCTCGTTCGGCAAGGCCACCTTTTTCCAGATTCAGGACCGTAGCGGCAGGATCCAGGTTTTCTGTTCCCGCGATGATCTCGGTGTTGAAGACTACAAGCTCTTCAAGAAGACCGACATCGGCGATATCGTCGGTGTTGTCGGTTCGTTGTTTCGCACCAAGACCGACGAGTTGACCGTCAAAACCGAGTCCTTTCAGCTTATCACCAAGTCCCTGCGTCCTTTGCCGGAAAAATATCACGGCCTCAAGGACGTGGAGATTCGCTACCGCCAACGCTATGTGGATTTGATCGTCACCCCGCGCACCAAGGAAATATTCATGGCCCGTACGGCCATTGTGCGCGAATTGCGGCATTTCCTGGACGAGAAGGGGTTCATGGAGGTGGAAACACCCATGATGCAGCCCATTCCCGGCGGCGCTACCGCGAAACCGTTTGAGACACATCACAATGCGCTGGACATGAAGCTGTACATGCGCATCGCCCCGGAACTGTATCTCAAGCGTCTGCTGGTTGGCGGTTTCGAGCGGGTTTATGAAATCAACAGGAATTTCCGGAACGAGGGAACATCCACCCAGCACAATCCGGAATTCACCATGCTTGAATTCTACTGGGCCTATGCCAACTTTGAGAACCTCATGGATTTGACTGAGGAAATGTTCTCGCGTGTGGCCAAGGTCGTAACCGGTGACACCAAGGTTACTTATCAAGGCGAGACCATTGATCTTTCCATCGGGGCTTGGACCCGCATGACTTTCCATGACTCTTTGGAGAAGATCGGCGGGGTTTCTCCTGATGTATATTCCGACTACGAGAAATGTAAGGAATGTGTGAAAGCGGCGGGCGAAAAGGTTGTCGAGGGCGAAAAGCTTGGCAAACTCCAGGCCAAGCTTTTTGACATTCGAGTTGAACCCAAGTTGATTCAGCCGCATTTCATTTATCATTACCCGACGGATATTTCCCCGCTTTCCAGAAGGAACGAGGACAATCCGGATATCACCGATCGGTTTGAGCTGTTCATGACCGGCCGGGAAATGGCCAATGCTTTTTCCGAACTGAACGATCCGGTCGATCAGCGCGGGCGTTTTGAAGATCAGGTCAAGGAAAAGGAAGCCGGGGACGAGGAAGCCCACTTCATGGATGAGGACTATGTCCGCGCCCTTGAATACGGCATGCCGCCTGCCGCCGGACAGGGTGTCGGCATCGACCGTTTGGTCATGTTGATGACTGACAGCGCGTCCATACGCGAAGTCATCCTGTTCCCGCTGTTGCGGCCTGAGGCAACCTAG
- a CDS encoding OmpH family outer membrane protein → MRKIIFIAIAATLLFSATAFAASKIAVVNVPQVLGTSQPAMEVKAQLEASVKKYQDILRAKAVEIRDLQAKREKQKKILKPEALESMDKDIREKAFKYKESQKEYDAKLKEQQAELKRPMYVMLEKVIDSYAAKNGYDIVVNEVPGVLYVSKNNDITAAVIQEFNKAWKTKK, encoded by the coding sequence ATGCGTAAAATCATATTCATTGCAATTGCCGCGACCCTGCTGTTTTCCGCAACGGCATTTGCCGCCTCGAAAATTGCCGTTGTCAACGTTCCTCAGGTTCTGGGAACTTCACAGCCTGCCATGGAAGTAAAGGCCCAGCTTGAAGCCAGCGTTAAGAAATATCAGGACATTCTTCGTGCCAAGGCCGTTGAAATTCGTGATCTGCAGGCCAAACGTGAAAAGCAGAAGAAGATTCTGAAGCCCGAAGCCCTTGAGTCCATGGATAAGGACATTCGTGAAAAGGCTTTCAAATACAAGGAAAGCCAGAAGGAATATGACGCCAAGCTCAAGGAACAGCAGGCTGAACTCAAGCGTCCCATGTACGTGATGCTGGAAAAGGTCATTGACAGCTATGCCGCCAAGAATGGTTATGACATCGTGGTCAATGAAGTCCCCGGCGTGCTTTACGTGTCCAAGAACAATGACATCACTGCCGCCGTCATTCAGGAATTCAACAAAGCTTGGAAGACCAAAAAATAG
- a CDS encoding rhodanese-like domain-containing protein produces the protein MYFKQILTPGLGCFSYVIGCPGAKEMIVVDPKRDVQDYLDISREEGMKIVRVVDTHVHADHVSGNQELRALTGCELCMYESSPVNYPFTPLSEGDTFEVGNAKLEVLHTPGHTPDALSLLVTDSTRGDEPWMVLTGDVLFVNDIGRPDLVGEAKLDEQVHNLYNSLYVKLAKYPDHLEVFPAHGAGSLCGRGMSSKPSSTLGFERRHNPMLGFDSYESFALEMSQNFPTRPKSFTHIITTNMDGAPLLESCPMDKAMDPPLFEQSIDDNTVIIDARDSAAFSGFHIPGSVNIGFEKQLANWVGMVVAPDKDILLVVNSRQDYDAMCTELHRIGYDRIHGYLNGGIAGWVYSGRPVQKLGQVSVQELHDLIGSPEVQILDVRTPAEIEGGMVAGATHVPLPQIMDNKFDGPKNQSYVVYCGSGYRSNIAASHLQNLGYTDVRGTAGGTMAWLQAGFPFA, from the coding sequence ATGTATTTCAAACAAATCCTCACCCCGGGACTCGGGTGTTTTTCCTATGTGATCGGCTGCCCCGGAGCCAAGGAAATGATCGTCGTTGATCCGAAACGCGACGTGCAGGACTATCTGGACATCTCTCGCGAGGAAGGCATGAAGATAGTGCGGGTGGTTGACACGCACGTACACGCCGACCACGTCAGCGGCAATCAGGAACTGCGTGCCCTGACCGGATGTGAACTCTGCATGTACGAGTCCTCTCCGGTCAATTATCCGTTCACTCCCCTTTCCGAGGGAGACACTTTTGAAGTAGGCAACGCCAAACTTGAGGTGTTGCACACCCCGGGACACACTCCGGACGCTCTCTCCCTGCTGGTTACCGATTCAACCCGCGGCGACGAACCGTGGATGGTCCTCACGGGAGATGTGCTCTTCGTCAACGACATCGGCAGGCCCGACCTTGTGGGAGAAGCCAAACTCGACGAGCAAGTGCATAACCTCTACAACAGCCTGTACGTTAAATTGGCAAAATACCCTGACCACCTTGAAGTCTTTCCGGCTCACGGAGCAGGTTCCCTTTGCGGAAGAGGCATGAGCTCGAAGCCAAGCTCGACCCTTGGATTCGAACGCCGCCACAACCCCATGCTCGGATTCGACAGCTACGAATCCTTTGCCTTGGAAATGAGCCAGAATTTCCCGACACGCCCCAAAAGCTTCACGCACATCATCACCACCAACATGGACGGCGCGCCGCTGCTGGAAAGCTGTCCCATGGACAAGGCCATGGATCCGCCCCTGTTCGAGCAGAGCATTGACGACAATACCGTGATCATCGATGCTCGCGACTCGGCGGCCTTCAGCGGCTTCCACATTCCCGGCTCCGTAAATATCGGTTTTGAAAAACAGTTGGCCAACTGGGTGGGCATGGTGGTCGCACCGGACAAGGACATCCTGCTGGTGGTCAACAGCCGCCAGGACTACGACGCCATGTGCACGGAGCTGCATCGCATCGGATATGACCGTATCCACGGCTACCTGAACGGCGGCATTGCCGGGTGGGTATACAGCGGCCGCCCTGTCCAGAAGCTCGGCCAAGTCTCTGTGCAGGAACTCCATGACCTGATCGGCTCCCCGGAGGTACAAATTCTGGACGTACGTACCCCTGCGGAAATCGAGGGCGGCATGGTTGCAGGGGCTACTCATGTCCCGCTCCCGCAAATCATGGACAACAAGTTTGATGGCCCCAAAAACCAATCATACGTGGTGTACTGCGGTTCAGGATACCGCTCCAACATTGCCGCATCGCACCTCCAGAACCTCGGCTACACCGACGTCAGGGGCACGGCGGGCGGCACCATGGCCTGGCTCCAGGCTGGATTTCCCTTTGCCTGA
- a CDS encoding Na/Pi cotransporter family protein: MTISTIAGLVGGLGLFLLGMRLMTNGLRKAAGTALKTILSQWTNTPAKGIASGFCFTALVQSSSAVTIAAIGFVNAGLMTLNQSIGVIFGSNIGTTVTGWLVTLVGFDIKIKALALPLIGIGAILRLSGNQTRRASFGDALTGFGLFFLGIEVLKDSFNAVQPMIDLGTISNEGILSVLLFLVIGFMLTLIMQSSSAAMALVLTAAASGITTPLCAAAAVIGTNVGTTSTAAISVIGATNNAKKVAAAHIIFNLGTGIMALVLLPVLLWIIQTVQHAVSDQPSITMTLALFHTIFNILGVCLFTPFIQQLTNLLNRKVGTHAPETSVPKYLDMNIASTPVLAVEALYLELGRLGEQTRAMAQHVLASSCRYSSLLKELTAVEGLIAAIRAYAINVQKMDLQLPTAEGLPRMLRVIQYYSTVLEIIHRTSREHPTLNHIIPGQVDDFVYEFKTQAKDMLNVAHTPCSEEFESLEHLLGKLQDKYQELKSALLEAGANGTLEIDHMAELLEYYSSIRRMVEQAIKGSIYWAETRDISETCRHEAEQDNFTWKPLEATEKS, encoded by the coding sequence ATGACCATTTCCACCATCGCGGGGCTCGTGGGCGGGCTGGGACTTTTTTTACTCGGCATGCGGCTCATGACCAACGGATTGCGCAAAGCTGCCGGAACCGCACTCAAAACGATACTCAGCCAATGGACCAATACTCCGGCAAAAGGAATTGCCTCGGGGTTTTGTTTCACGGCCCTTGTTCAATCTTCCAGCGCAGTCACGATTGCTGCCATCGGTTTCGTCAACGCCGGCCTCATGACATTGAACCAATCCATTGGCGTTATTTTCGGAAGCAACATAGGCACAACGGTAACGGGCTGGCTCGTAACCCTTGTGGGTTTTGACATCAAAATCAAAGCCCTTGCATTGCCGTTAATAGGAATTGGTGCCATTCTTCGTCTCAGCGGAAATCAGACGAGGCGGGCATCTTTTGGCGACGCTCTTACCGGTTTTGGCTTGTTTTTCCTCGGTATCGAGGTACTCAAGGACTCCTTCAATGCCGTACAGCCGATGATAGATCTCGGAACAATAAGCAACGAAGGAATTCTGAGCGTCCTGTTGTTCCTCGTAATCGGCTTCATGCTCACCCTGATCATGCAAAGTTCCAGCGCGGCCATGGCTCTGGTGCTCACGGCCGCGGCCTCGGGAATAACCACACCGTTATGCGCTGCCGCAGCCGTCATAGGCACCAATGTCGGCACAACGTCAACAGCCGCAATATCCGTCATCGGCGCGACGAACAATGCCAAGAAGGTCGCGGCCGCACATATAATTTTCAACCTCGGCACCGGAATCATGGCTCTTGTGCTGTTACCGGTTCTGCTCTGGATCATACAAACAGTACAGCACGCCGTGTCGGATCAGCCGTCCATCACCATGACGCTGGCCCTTTTTCACACCATATTCAATATATTGGGTGTCTGCCTGTTCACGCCGTTCATACAACAACTCACCAACCTGCTGAACCGCAAGGTCGGAACCCACGCTCCGGAAACGTCCGTCCCCAAATATCTGGACATGAATATTGCCAGCACCCCGGTTCTGGCTGTGGAAGCCCTGTATCTGGAACTCGGCAGACTCGGTGAACAAACACGGGCCATGGCCCAGCATGTGCTTGCAAGCAGCTGCCGCTATTCCTCGCTTCTCAAGGAACTCACCGCCGTGGAAGGGCTTATTGCAGCCATTCGAGCCTATGCCATAAATGTTCAGAAAATGGATCTCCAGCTGCCGACGGCAGAAGGCCTGCCGCGCATGCTTCGCGTCATTCAATATTATTCCACGGTGCTGGAAATCATTCACAGGACATCGCGTGAACATCCGACCCTCAATCACATCATACCGGGGCAAGTCGACGACTTCGTCTATGAATTCAAGACACAGGCCAAGGATATGCTCAATGTGGCGCATACTCCCTGCTCCGAAGAATTCGAATCCCTGGAGCATCTGCTGGGCAAACTTCAGGACAAATACCAGGAACTCAAATCCGCCCTGCTCGAGGCTGGCGCCAATGGGACCCTGGAAATAGACCACATGGCAGAGTTGCTTGAATATTATTCAAGCATACGCCGCATGGTCGAACAGGCCATCAAGGGCTCCATCTATTGGGCTGAGACACGTGACATATCAGAAACATGCCGCCATGAGGCTGAACAAGACAACTTTACCTGGAAACCGCTTGAAGCGACGGAGAAGTCATGA
- a CDS encoding Crp/Fnr family transcriptional regulator, producing the protein MNKKNMLLSVDFFRDLSEPDIQVLADRAAVRRYGAGELIVAHAEKVRSFYMVLEGRVKIYRSSPEGKEQTLYIFGPGEPFCLCAAFSDEGYPASAASLTPATVFSLPGAEFERIASGHPAILFNMMQVMSRRLKGAMDLVDSLSLKEIPQRVALFLQHMPRDEQEAVQLGMTHRELAKVVGATPESLSRALKKMNGAGLLKVLSGTIHIQDEPGLKLLAEGESL; encoded by the coding sequence ATGAATAAAAAAAATATGCTTTTGTCCGTGGATTTTTTTCGTGATCTTTCCGAGCCTGATATTCAGGTTCTTGCCGACAGGGCAGCTGTCCGTCGATACGGGGCCGGTGAACTGATCGTGGCCCACGCCGAAAAAGTGCGATCTTTTTATATGGTTCTGGAAGGACGCGTTAAGATTTATCGCAGTTCGCCCGAGGGCAAGGAGCAGACCTTGTACATATTCGGTCCGGGCGAACCCTTTTGCCTGTGCGCGGCTTTTTCCGATGAAGGGTACCCGGCCAGCGCCGCGTCTTTGACCCCGGCAACCGTGTTCAGTCTGCCTGGAGCCGAGTTCGAACGCATTGCCTCGGGACACCCCGCCATACTTTTCAATATGATGCAGGTCATGTCACGCCGCCTTAAAGGAGCCATGGATCTCGTGGATTCCCTTTCGCTCAAGGAAATTCCTCAACGCGTCGCACTTTTTTTGCAGCACATGCCCAGAGACGAGCAGGAGGCCGTCCAACTGGGCATGACACATCGGGAGCTGGCCAAGGTGGTCGGCGCTACTCCCGAGAGCCTTTCGCGGGCGCTGAAAAAGATGAACGGAGCAGGTTTGCTCAAGGTGCTGTCCGGAACAATCCACATTCAGGATGAACCGGGACTGAAGCTATTGGCGGAAGGAGAGTCGCTTTAG
- a CDS encoding lipoprotein-releasing ABC transporter permease subunit, with protein sequence MKFETFVALRYLFALRKQSFISLISLFAVFGVAIGVGALIVVIGVMNGFSTDLRDKILGVNAHILVSSVRGGIKNYEGLAEKAKKVPGVVGVAPFLYSEVMLSSRSGVKGVVLRGVEPETAREVLSLNDDMVDGSLDDLDIPGEPPGIIVGAQMAKRLGLGVGSQVNLLSPAGRKTAAGYQPKVSVFRIAGIFRTGMFEYDSTLGYVSITDGRKLLGYSDGLVSGLEIRIEDPFAADSVSKALKHELGTFGLVIRHWKEMNANLFAALELEKTAMFIILAMIVLVGSFSIVNTLVMLVMQKTKDIAVLMSLGANESSIRKIFMLQGTFIGLVGTVLGYAIGVPVSLLLKKYQFIQLPKNVYPTDYLPVRLDMFDLTAIGVAAFLLCFLATIYPARRAAALNPSEALRYE encoded by the coding sequence ATGAAATTTGAGACCTTTGTGGCCCTGAGGTATTTGTTTGCCCTGCGAAAGCAATCATTTATCTCGCTGATTTCTCTGTTTGCCGTTTTTGGCGTGGCCATTGGTGTGGGTGCGTTGATCGTGGTCATCGGAGTCATGAATGGTTTTTCCACGGATTTGCGAGACAAGATTCTGGGTGTAAACGCCCACATTCTGGTTTCTTCGGTCCGTGGCGGGATCAAGAATTACGAAGGTTTGGCCGAAAAGGCGAAAAAGGTTCCCGGTGTGGTCGGGGTTGCCCCGTTTCTTTACTCCGAGGTCATGCTGTCGTCGAGGTCTGGCGTCAAGGGCGTCGTCCTCAGGGGAGTGGAGCCGGAAACTGCCAGAGAGGTATTGAGCCTCAACGACGATATGGTGGATGGTTCGCTGGATGATCTGGATATACCGGGCGAACCTCCGGGGATCATCGTCGGGGCGCAGATGGCCAAACGATTGGGACTTGGTGTCGGTTCGCAGGTTAACCTGCTGTCTCCGGCAGGACGCAAGACCGCAGCCGGATATCAACCCAAGGTCAGCGTTTTTCGTATTGCAGGCATATTTCGGACCGGCATGTTCGAATATGATTCAACGTTGGGTTATGTGAGCATTACTGACGGGCGCAAGCTGCTGGGATACAGCGACGGGCTTGTATCCGGCCTGGAGATTCGGATCGAGGACCCGTTTGCGGCAGATTCCGTTTCCAAGGCCCTGAAGCACGAACTGGGCACGTTTGGACTCGTCATTCGGCACTGGAAGGAAATGAACGCCAACCTTTTTGCCGCATTGGAGCTGGAAAAGACAGCCATGTTCATTATTTTGGCCATGATTGTGCTGGTGGGATCGTTCAGCATCGTCAATACTCTGGTCATGCTGGTAATGCAGAAGACCAAAGACATTGCCGTGCTCATGTCCCTCGGTGCCAATGAATCCAGCATACGCAAGATATTTATGCTTCAGGGCACATTCATCGGCCTTGTGGGGACTGTTCTTGGATATGCCATCGGCGTTCCCGTCAGCCTGTTGCTCAAGAAATACCAGTTCATCCAGTTGCCCAAGAACGTGTATCCGACAGACTACCTTCCGGTGCGACTGGACATGTTCGATTTGACTGCCATTGGTGTGGCGGCCTTTCTTTTGTGTTTTCTGGCAACCATTTATCCGGCCAGAAGGGCGGCGGCATTGAACCCAAGCGAGGCCTTGCGCTATGAGTAG
- the bamA gene encoding outer membrane protein assembly factor BamA gives MLSIRVRACGVAFLVLFFVSFMASVSMAAPVGDDVRVAVLPFDVHAGDDLAYLNESLPELLSDKLAEAGFDVVPQADVKKMLEERGVANVSDKSAREIALALGAGFSVYGTLNQIGETISLDARIVDAFDDEPAYKATVNKQGLINLLPAVDDLVVQMRSGLLRQDVVAEVDVEGTKVLDKEVVLMRLPLDKGDLITAKAINTALKSVYELGYFDNVKVKVSDVSGGKRVVFEVVEKPRIQAIGVVGSDAIDSEDIIEAISTKKGGVVNPRVLADDINTIREMYRKEGYYKAKVSHEIETGESGQARLNFVIDEGNKLYIQEIVIDGAKQIDPDDVKDQLALQERGFLSFITNSGVLKEEFLERDTAAIMAYYNNHGFIEARVGRPEVDIKDDGIYVTFRVWEGERYKMGTVGFRGDLIDDNATLLDVVSVDQLHEDDDYFNRSIAQEDIKHITEYYNNAGYAYTDVSMKLNDNPETKVVDVMYTISKHQKVHIRRVLLEGNITTRDNVILRAMRLADGDQFSGTKLNMSTRKLDRLGYFESVNVTPVQTGNPDEMDLLVKVKEKPTGNFGGGVGYSTFDGAFIGANIGEKNLFGKGYSLNLAAQLGEKKTAFDLGFYNPMVYDSNLGFGARAYNKQQDLDDYERDSVGSTFRLHYPLGNYTSVDGEYAIEHYEIHDVSSDADSDIKDDEGTHLLSSLALKLKRDTLDNREYPTSGYVWTGKMTYGGGLIGGTDNFVKYTMKTDYYQDLFWKTVFHWKGFVGFVHENIDGGEIPSDQRFKLGGIDSVRGYSKRKIVAMKSDGSDKIGGDKAFYTNLEVIIPVSDDWGIQFVPFFDLGNVWKEGEFWFDSVERFNEDGPDFGLYKSVGAEVRWNSPLGPLRVSYGMGLDDLYDSKEQVFDFSVGQTF, from the coding sequence ATGCTGAGCATTAGGGTTCGCGCCTGTGGGGTGGCGTTTCTCGTACTATTTTTTGTTTCGTTCATGGCAAGCGTTTCCATGGCTGCACCGGTTGGTGATGACGTTCGGGTGGCCGTGTTGCCGTTCGACGTTCATGCTGGGGACGATCTCGCCTATTTGAATGAAAGCCTTCCGGAGTTGCTGTCAGACAAGCTGGCCGAAGCCGGTTTTGACGTAGTGCCTCAGGCTGACGTCAAGAAGATGCTTGAGGAACGAGGCGTGGCCAATGTTTCCGACAAGTCTGCCCGGGAAATAGCGTTGGCCCTTGGTGCCGGATTTTCCGTATACGGTACCCTCAATCAGATTGGCGAAACAATTTCGCTTGATGCCAGGATTGTCGACGCATTTGACGACGAGCCCGCATACAAGGCTACTGTGAATAAACAGGGGCTCATCAACCTGTTGCCCGCTGTGGACGATCTGGTCGTTCAGATGCGGTCTGGTCTGTTGCGTCAGGACGTTGTGGCCGAAGTCGACGTTGAAGGCACAAAGGTTCTGGACAAGGAAGTGGTGCTCATGCGCCTGCCCTTGGACAAGGGCGACCTGATTACGGCCAAGGCAATCAATACGGCGCTCAAGAGCGTTTACGAACTTGGCTATTTTGACAACGTCAAGGTCAAGGTTTCGGATGTGTCCGGCGGAAAGCGCGTTGTGTTCGAGGTGGTCGAGAAGCCGCGCATTCAGGCTATCGGCGTTGTCGGTTCTGACGCCATCGACAGTGAAGACATTATTGAGGCCATTTCCACCAAAAAGGGCGGGGTGGTCAACCCCCGTGTCCTTGCGGACGACATCAATACCATTCGTGAGATGTACCGCAAGGAGGGTTACTATAAAGCCAAGGTTTCCCACGAAATTGAAACCGGAGAGTCCGGTCAGGCCCGTCTCAACTTTGTTATTGATGAAGGCAACAAGCTGTATATTCAAGAAATTGTTATCGACGGAGCCAAACAGATCGATCCTGACGACGTCAAGGATCAGCTGGCCCTTCAGGAGCGTGGCTTCCTGAGCTTCATTACCAACTCCGGTGTGCTCAAAGAAGAATTCCTTGAACGCGATACCGCGGCCATCATGGCCTATTACAACAACCATGGTTTTATCGAGGCTCGCGTCGGACGCCCCGAAGTTGATATCAAGGACGACGGCATCTATGTGACCTTCCGCGTATGGGAAGGAGAGCGTTACAAGATGGGCACAGTCGGTTTCAGGGGTGATCTTATCGACGACAATGCCACGTTGCTTGATGTGGTTAGCGTGGACCAGCTTCACGAGGACGACGATTACTTCAATCGTTCCATTGCCCAAGAGGATATCAAACACATCACGGAATATTACAACAATGCAGGATATGCCTATACGGACGTATCCATGAAGCTCAACGACAATCCCGAGACCAAGGTCGTTGACGTGATGTATACCATTTCCAAGCATCAGAAGGTTCATATCCGTCGGGTATTGCTGGAAGGCAATATCACCACTCGCGACAACGTCATCCTTCGGGCCATGCGGCTTGCGGACGGCGACCAGTTCAGCGGCACCAAACTGAACATGTCCACGAGAAAGCTTGATCGGCTCGGATATTTCGAATCCGTCAACGTGACTCCGGTTCAGACCGGTAACCCCGATGAAATGGATCTGCTGGTCAAGGTCAAGGAAAAGCCCACCGGGAACTTTGGTGGTGGCGTGGGGTATTCTACCTTTGACGGGGCTTTCATCGGAGCCAACATCGGTGAGAAAAACCTCTTCGGCAAGGGCTACAGCCTGAACCTCGCCGCACAGCTGGGTGAAAAGAAAACCGCTTTTGATCTGGGTTTCTACAACCCCATGGTTTACGACAGCAATCTTGGTTTCGGTGCCCGCGCCTACAACAAGCAGCAGGATCTCGACGACTATGAACGCGACTCCGTGGGATCGACGTTCAGGCTCCATTATCCGCTTGGTAACTATACCAGCGTTGATGGTGAATATGCCATCGAGCACTATGAAATCCATGATGTTTCTTCCGATGCCGATTCCGACATCAAGGACGACGAAGGAACGCACCTGCTCAGTTCGCTTGCTCTCAAGCTCAAACGCGATACCTTGGATAACCGTGAATATCCCACTTCCGGATATGTCTGGACCGGCAAGATGACGTATGGTGGCGGATTGATCGGTGGTACGGATAACTTTGTCAAATATACCATGAAAACAGACTATTACCAGGACCTCTTCTGGAAGACCGTGTTCCATTGGAAGGGGTTTGTTGGGTTTGTTCATGAGAACATTGACGGTGGTGAGATTCCTTCCGACCAGCGCTTCAAACTGGGCGGCATCGATTCGGTCCGAGGTTATTCCAAGCGCAAGATCGTTGCCATGAAGTCGGACGGTTCTGACAAGATTGGCGGCGACAAGGCGTTTTATACCAATTTGGAAGTAATTATTCCCGTGAGTGACGATTGGGGCATTCAGTTTGTGCCTTTCTTCGACTTGGGGAATGTATGGAAAGAGGGCGAATTCTGGTTTGACTCGGTGGAGCGATTCAACGAAGACGGACCTGATTTCGGGCTTTACAAGAGTGTCGGAGCCGAAGTCCGTTGGAATTCTCCGCTTGGCCCCTTGCGAGTCAGCTACGGTATGGGACTTGACGACCTGTACGACAGCAAGGAACAGGTATTCGACTTTTCTGTGGGCCAAACGTTTTAA